GACCCGCTCTCGAGCGTCGGATTGCATTTGAAACAACCGCAACTGCCTCTTTCTGACCTATAACTCTTGAGTGAATTCTATCCTCCATTTTGATTAGCTTCATTCTTTCTGTTTCGAGCATTCGGCTTACAGGAATTCCTGTCCACTTGGCTACAATTTCGGCAATATCTTCGGCTTCAACCTCCTCCTTAAGAAGTTTGCCATTTTTCTGCACTTTCACTAAATCATCATTAAGTTTGATAATTTCGTTCTCCAGCTGTGGAATTCTCCCATAGCGAATTTCTGCAACATTGGCAAGCTCACCGGCACGCTCAAGTGACTCTGAATGAGTACGCAACTGTTCTATCTCTGCCTTGCTTTTTCGCAATCTGAAAATTAAATCTTTCTCGCTTTGCCATCTGAATTTAAGTGCATCCCGCTCTTTTATAAGCTTATCAATTTCCAGATTAATTTCATCAAGTCTTTTTTGGGTATTATCTGTAATTTTCAACTCTTCCATATTCTATCATAACCTTTATAAATTACAAACGTATTTCAAAAATAAATAGACGTTAAAAATAAAAAATAATGATAATCGAATTAAAATATTAAAATTACTAATCTCTCCTCTTGGTGATACAGGTGATGAAGTTTATCCTTGGGTTTATTATTTATTGGGTGTGGATAACAGACAATATGCAACTTATTATGGCGTCCAAACAAGTGATAATTCAATAAATTTAAGTAATTATATGTATATGAGTGCACCAGAACCGTACCGACCAACGACATTCTTCTATCCGACGGAATACAATGTCTATGGTAATGAGATGGCGCCAAGGATTACATACAGATACGTGGATGGAAATTGGCAGAAACAGTATAAGTTTTATGATTATCTTGGTTCTTTACGATTTACTATGAAAGCAGACGGAACACTACTGAACTTCAAACAATATTCGGCTTATGGTGAGACAACTCTTGATACTTTGGGAGTTACACGGGAGGGCTATATCGGAAAAGAGAAGGATGTAGAGAATGGTTTGGGTGACCACGGAGTAAGGAAGTATGATGACAAAGGCGGTAGATTTAATTCTCATGATGTATTGTGGGAGAAGTATTATGGATGGACGCCGTATCAGTATTGTATGAATAAAATAAATTTGAAATTGAATTGTCAAATAAAAAAGTTAATCAATTTGTAGGTATCTTATGGAAACATATTGTATTTCAAACGACTTTAAACTTATTTTAAATAAGGATATTCTTGAAAAAGCCGGCTTTATCCCCGGACAAGAAATTAAGATTAATTTAAAAAATAATCTTTTAGAGTTAAGTTCAAAAAATGAAAAAAAGTCTTTGAAAGGTTTCTTGAAAGGCATTAATACAGAGGTACATCGTGAGAATGACCGATTATGATTATTTTAGATTCATCTGCATGGCTTGAATATTTTGCCGGCACCAAGAATGGTGATATTTTTGCAGAATTTGCTGAAGATTTTGAAAATTTATTAGTTCCATCAATTTGCATATTTGAAGTTTATAAAAGAATATTAATTCAAAGAGATGAAAATTCAGCAAATATGGCAATCGAATTTATGAAAAATGGAAACGTTGTAGATATAAATGCTGAAATTGCAGTAATTTCTGCACAATTAAGTTTTAAACTGAAATTACCTATGGCTGATAGTCTTATTTACGCAACGGGACAGATTTTCAAATCAAAAATAATTACTCAGGATTCAGACTTCATCGGTTTAGATAATGTAGACTATTATGAAAAAAGTAATTAAACTCTGATTATACCTTATCAATACGAAAACAGACGGAACACTCTTAAACTTCAAACAATATGGTGCTTTCGGCGCGACAACTCTTGATACTTTGGGAGTGACAAGGCAGGGCTATATCGGTAAGGAGAAGGATGTTGAGAATAATCTTGGTGACCATGGAGTCCGCAAGTATTATTATGAGACAGGGCGGTTTAATTCGATGGACCATTTACTAAAATAAATTTTAATTTTTCTTGTCAATAATTTAGTTGTTTTATAATTAGAGTATATGATATGCCGACGATTTCAATGTTTTATGGAATAATAGTGTATATGTATTTTTATGATAATAAAGAGCATAAAACTCCACATATTCACGTTGAATATAATGATAAAAAATTAGTAATTTCCATTCCTGAAGGTGAAATACTGAAAGGTGATTTCCCTAGGAATAAACTGAAATTACTTCAAGCATGGATAGAAATACATCAGGAAGAATTGATGGCAAATTGGAAGTTAGCGGTAGATGGTAATGAAGTATTTAAAATTGAACCACTTAGATAGGTGATTTATGGAATATCCAAATTTAATTGAGGTAAAACCTATTGAGCCATTAAAGCTGTGTTTATATTATGATAATGGCGAAGAGAGATTGATTGATATGTCGAAATATATGAAGAGTGACTATTTTAGACAGCTAATGAATTGGGATTATTTTATTAAAGTTAAAGTAAAAAGTGAGGTTGTATCATGGCCCAATGAACAGGATATAGCACCGGAAACATTATATCTTGACAGTGTTAAAATTAATTAATGAGTTCATTGAAAAATTGATTTTTGTTCATCTTTTGTTCCTTTGGAAGTTACACGGCAGGGCTATATCGGAAAGGAGAAAGATGTAGAGAATAATCTTGGTGACCATGGAGTAAGAAAGTATGATGACAAAGGCGGTAGATTTAATTCGATAGACCCGCTGTGGGAGAAATATTTTGGGTGGACGCCATATCAGTATTGTATGAATAATCCTATCTGGGCGAAGGATTGGGATGGGAAAATAATAATGAGTAAGGAAGATCAAGCAAAATTTTCTAGAACAGCAACTATTGTGTATGATTTTATGCCTACTTTGGCTGATAATGATAGATTTATGAAAGCTATGAAAAAGGCAACTGGTGCTTCAATTAGAGATATCAAAAATGCATTAAAAGGTGGAAATCCTCCATTTCTTAATTTAGATAGAAATTTTTACGGTGCTCATGGGATGACAAGCAGCTCAGATAAAATTGGTGTAAATACTTTTAGAGCTAAAGAATTAGAAAGAAAGGAGAAAACAAAATTAGATGTAACCACGGAAGTTCAAACATTATTTATGATTAGTATTGTTTCACATGAACTGGCTCAAGCATTAGAGAGTGGTGCAGGATTTAATAAAACAGGTCATCGAAATCCAGGCGAAGTATTT
This is a stretch of genomic DNA from Ignavibacteriota bacterium. It encodes these proteins:
- a CDS encoding type II toxin-antitoxin system VapC family toxin, producing MIILDSSAWLEYFAGTKNGDIFAEFAEDFENLLVPSICIFEVYKRILIQRDENSANMAIEFMKNGNVVDINAEIAVISAQLSFKLKLPMADSLIYATGQIFKSKIITQDSDFIGLDNVDYYEKSN
- a CDS encoding DUF4160 domain-containing protein, with translation MPTISMFYGIIVYMYFYDNKEHKTPHIHVEYNDKKLVISIPEGEILKGDFPRNKLKLLQAWIEIHQEELMANWKLAVDGNEVFKIEPLR
- a CDS encoding DUF2442 domain-containing protein, producing the protein MEYPNLIEVKPIEPLKLCLYYDNGEERLIDMSKYMKSDYFRQLMNWDYFIKVKVKSEVVSWPNEQDIAPETLYLDSVKIN